The Scomber japonicus isolate fScoJap1 chromosome 12, fScoJap1.pri, whole genome shotgun sequence sequence CAGCACAATCATTAGCAGCGGCTAGCTGAGTAAATCCCATTCGTGAAGTCTCAACCAGCGGTGCTAGCTCTAACGTTAGTCCATCCAAACAGTGATACTGACGGGTAGGGACAGTCCAGCTTCTGTGGAAAGACCCCCCCTAATTCCCGGTGAAGTTGTCAATGTGTAGTGGTGGAATAAGTCTATGATACTTCATGATGGTCTTCATCATGCTCTCCCGAAAATGAACCGCACAGTTTGAGTAGCACGCTAGCTCCGCACAGCTAACTTAGCTCTGTCGAGTGCTGCTGCTAAGCGGCTCATCGATATGGACCGCcctcgcacgcacacacacacagaggtactTTAGTTACACAGTGCCTGTCATGAGATGAGACTGCGGGAAACCGCTTGGTCACTGTTTTCTTCAATGGGAGATGAAATGCCTCGTAGTTATTGTTGACGATGATGTTGTGTTGCTACGGACAGTCATAAGCACACcccaaaataaagttatttttccAGCATGTGCGTAAGTGGGGCCACCAGGGAAAACGAAGGTTTAAGTATTTAGGGGTAGGATTCatgtatttaatttcatttttttcatgtacTGTCATCATCGCGGACATCGTGTTCTAATTGCTTAATATAACTACGTAATATTTCAGTGATGGGCAGAACAATTATAAACAACATATTGTATGTTAAGGCCCCTGGTCTGTCTTCTTGTACAAACAAAGCCTTTTTCCAAAAGCATAGCCATCATCAGCACCACTGTTGTGCATCACAGTGTTTTGACGTTTGGAAGCAGAGGAGAAGTTTCTGAGCccctttttatcttcttggcaTAAGTTCAATATGTGCTCTGAGTGAATCCTAGTGCAAGAATATCCTGGAGAGATAATCATTTGTTACAGCTGTGCAgccacagtgtgtgtgatgttaaaGATACATTGCTTAGTGCCACTTCAAAATCCCCACAATGGGAGCATCAGAAGTGCTGATTTTATTCATGAGATAACCTCGAGGAGGTGTTGTGTTGAAGAGTGAACTTATGACCTTGGaatctggaagaaaaaaagtttgactTGATAAGCATagttaaaatgtttcaaatgtaaATCTGCATGTAGCAGACTTACAGATGTGGAAGACTGCATATTTCAAATACATACAGAGATGTTAAGTTTTGAGTTAATTGTGGTTggtgaaataaatgtgtgaatatgtgcaCCTCATGTTCAGACTCCATTTTTTAATCAGACCAACTGCTTATTATTTGGTCACTGGGATAAAAAAATAAGCATCACTATTCAGCAAACAGTCACATATATGGTAATCACAATTAAAGAAAGTTTGAGAAAGTGCTTGGAAATTATTTGTCAGCATAGACaaccacaaacagaaaaaaaaattggactGAAAGCAaggtttttctctgtttgtttggaTTGTACAGTGGTAGCAGTTGGTGTTTTCATATATATGTCATATGTGACATAGCAAGCACATGCTCATAATATGCCATATTTAAAACTTAAAGGCAGGAAAAACTTCCTTGTAAACAAGTCCTGGAAACATTTTACAATGCTCTAACACCATGCCAAATCCAGTCACAGTTTTCCTTGTAACAGCCAGTTGTCTTGACAGTTTCCACCTTGGAacattcagttcatttttataAACAGTCACATCCTCGATTCAGAGTGAAAGTCAGCTGTTCGAAATGTCTCCACCGAAGAGGAAAGTTTACAAGAGATCACGGCAAGGTCATTTGGTTAAAACAATCTCTTTCATGTTGTGTGTCCATCACCAAACCACCATATGCTTGTCTTTGTCAGCTGCTGCACATATTTCACCTCTTGATCTTCCCTATCTCTTCACACAGCCTGGAGAGGTACTGCGTGAGCTTAACCATCACTATGATGAGGGCCCCTCCTGTGAGCATACAGGAGGGCCACAGCAGCGAGTGGAAGACGACGCTGTGATCGTACAGCCGGGTCAGGAGAACGGTCTCCTGCTGCTCACTGGGGTCGTAGTAACAGAGGACCTGCTGGTTCACCTTCAGGCGATCAGAGATATTCATGATCATGGCATGCATGGCGACGCTGTCCTTCTGGCACCTGGGCACATAGAAACACTGCAAGGATAGGATTGAAGGACACTGAGGTTATCTATATGGGTCAATCAAGCAGTCATACTTTTTGTCCTGTTGATGGGGTGAAGAGTACATCACCCTTCATGTATGATCTCTCTGACATTTTCAACTTGACCCGGAAAAATTGCAAATCCTATCAACTTACATTTTCTGAATTGGAAATCTACAACAAGGCCAACATCTGACAGCCGTTGTCAACATTTGAAACAGTCCAGTAATTCCCAGTATTTTCCCTCTGGCACTGTACTCACTTCAGAGCTGGCGTCCTGGGTCTCTTCATTGTGAGATAAACGGCTGACACGGCCGGTGTTATTGACGCTCACGTAGACCTGCAGACAGGGGTATTTGGAGACTCTCCAGCAGTCTGACCCACAGTTGTAGGAACAGTTCATGTCTGCTGTGACCGTAGAGTtgagaacaacacacacaccctcctctgTCCACAcgctgttttgacatttaaatgaaaacccaatttaatgcaaaaaaataaaaggcatAAAAACAGTTTGGGATTCTCAGAGTATGAAATCAACTCAGTTTGGGGTATAATTTGCTCCTGAAAAtctgcttgttgttttttttttttggggggggggggggggggggttgttgcaATTTTCAGGTTGAGAGAACAGTGAAGCAGTTTGTCAACAAGCATAtctaatgaataaaacatagcTCTGACAGGAATATCAAAGTTAACACTTTCACAAGGTTTTACACAAAAAGACAATGCTAACAGCAGGCCTGTACCTGTCTGCGTAGGAGCGTAATATGGTGATTCCCAGGACAAAGTACATCATGACAGAGGAGAGGATCATTCCGAGACCCAGGAAAATGGCCCGATCTTCACCAGGCTTTAGAGCTGTCACTGTCTTCTTCTTGTCCAATATATCTACCTCACGGAATTTCTGGTAGATCGATCTGATGatggaagaacagatgaagaagATTAATGTCATGACTTAGAAACCACAGTGAAAATACTATAATATTATGACGTGAAGATAAAAGTGTTAAATAGGTGAAACAGTTTCTCCCCATAGGCCACGGAAGCCTTATTCCTCCTCTGCAGCATTTTAAGCCAATTTTTacctcctttcatttcctcctcctgaTCCAGCTGTATTTCTGGCCCCTGCCACGAAGAACATCTTTCCTGATGATccccgtcctcctttccttgccgAGGCAGAACGGAAAGAGTGTTGAAAAGACCTGTGAGGAATTATAGACAATTTTGTGTTTAGCTGTCCTGTGGGATGACATTTAAGTTTGTAACACTGAAATACACTGTTCACTAAGAGAAATCCCAAGTCACTGCTTAGAGAACAAGGCAATTTAGTAAGAAAAGTGAACTACAAATCATACTGTACCTTTGGTGCATATTTGCTGTCAAACTCTGAAATTACATGCAGTTTTGTAGAAAAATAGCAAGTATATGCTTCTCCTAATAACCCTGCCATCTGCAGTTTCTCATTATCAGTATATTATGATGTGTTGGGGCAGGAAGCACCCCTGATATAGTGGACTTCCTGGTCCCAGCCACCAGGTAAACATGTCATTTTGAACACAAAGCATCTCTCCAAAAAGGTAAACAAGATGACAGATTGCCACGGATGAAGGGTGTTAATGCTGATGAGGCGCTGCATGAAAAACCTACCCGCTGTATCCTGAACTCTTCTGCTGTCAACACAAAGTCATTGCTTCCTCTCTtggcacaacaacaacaccttGCATGTACCTCCTCTCGCTCTCTGCTGTTCCTACCATTTGGAGAAAACACAGCGTTGAAAGCTACACATGCAGCTTCAGTCCCATAAATAACATTAGCCTTCATTCAGATGCAAATGAATGGACAACTAAGACATTATGAGTTATTAGTTCTGGGTTGATTGAGTATTAGCGTTGAGGTGAGGGTCGATGCAATACCACTCTCGAGATTGCcaacaatttatttaaaaatgtcatttagaaaacaaatgtatttacacaGGCACGTCAGTAGTTCTGTACTGTTGTATTGTTAATTCTGTTCAAAATctaaaaatgtgccaaaaaatACTCAAGTTAACAATCAAATCCTATTGTTTATTTACCCTGCCTCAGATGCACAATAATCAGCACAGAATGGATCATTCAGTCTGCTAACATGTGAGCAGAATAAGCAggcttgttttcatttttgcgggggataaaaaaaaaaccttgccTTGAGTGCTGGGAGCAGAATAGTTAGAAAACAAGCCAACAAGTTCCTGTTAGATGAGTAATTTCCTCGTTGTATTACATTCCCAGCTGCTTATGGGGAAATGTTGCTGAGAGTCAACCCCAGTGTGACACAAGACATCTGAAGGAAATGATAAAATgttatctatgtgtgtgtcttcctcGAAACATTCCATACTATTTTACACGCATACCCCCCTCAAAGAGTCACACTTACATGAATTTTATGCTCTGTCTTACAACTTTTCTCCTCCGTATCAGCATGCTGACCATTGCCTCCTGAGTGCCTCAAGTTCCACACATAACTGTATTGATTTCAGCtaaacatggacacacacacacagacacacactttaaaaatgacCACCTTTTACTCCTTGTGCCAATGTTACAGTTGAGCTAAAGCTTTTAAAGGCTTTTGAAAGCTGTGCCTCATGTGCCACAGAGGCTGGACTTACAGCGGCAGGTGACTTCCTACCTAATAACTTATAAGGAATGACTGG is a genomic window containing:
- the LOC128368808 gene encoding calcium-activated potassium channel subunit beta-2-like, with the protein product MFFVAGARNTAGSGGGNERRSIYQKFREVDILDKKKTVTALKPGEDRAIFLGLGMILSSVMMYFVLGITILRSYADSVWTEEGVCVVLNSTVTADMNCSYNCGSDCWRVSKYPCLQVYVSVNNTGRVSRLSHNEETQDASSECFYVPRCQKDSVAMHAMIMNISDRLKVNQQVLCYYDPSEQQETVLLTRLYDHSVVFHSLLWPSCMLTGGALIIVMVKLTQYLSRLCEEIGKIKR